From a region of the Ponticoccus alexandrii genome:
- a CDS encoding TRAP transporter substrate-binding protein, translating to MDRRSFIRAAGTLGAGAAVSTLAAPAVAQGNITWRMVTTWPKNFPGLGVGAQRLADRITAASGGRLTVQVFSAGELVPPLQSLDAVIDGTAEMSHGAAYYWQNKSPALSFFTGVPYGMTSRELTAWIRYMGGQEIWDEIYDQFGVQGFLSGDTGTQAGGWFRNELTGVADVQGLRFRTPGLGGRVWEKLGATVTNMAAGEIFQALQSGTLDAAEFVGPYNDLALGFYQVAKNYYFPSFVEPGLATELVVDKKKYQELPEDLQALIKDICQAEYDQVASDFYANDPRALQTLINDHGVNVMQFPDEILQAGAEAAKEIITGLRDSDDPLVKKTAESFVSSLEIVRTRSRDTDGAFVQAREKYFTL from the coding sequence TTGGATCGTCGGTCTTTCATTCGTGCAGCAGGTACACTCGGTGCCGGTGCTGCCGTTTCCACTCTGGCGGCGCCTGCCGTCGCGCAGGGCAACATCACCTGGCGCATGGTCACCACATGGCCGAAAAACTTTCCGGGCCTCGGCGTCGGCGCGCAGCGTCTGGCAGACCGGATCACCGCGGCCTCGGGTGGCCGTCTGACGGTTCAGGTCTTCTCGGCTGGCGAGCTGGTGCCGCCGCTGCAATCTCTGGACGCCGTGATCGACGGCACCGCCGAGATGAGCCACGGTGCCGCCTACTACTGGCAGAACAAGTCGCCCGCGCTGTCGTTCTTCACCGGCGTACCCTATGGCATGACGTCGCGCGAGCTGACCGCGTGGATCCGCTACATGGGCGGGCAGGAGATCTGGGACGAGATCTATGACCAGTTCGGCGTGCAGGGCTTCCTGTCTGGCGACACCGGCACGCAGGCCGGCGGCTGGTTCCGCAACGAGCTGACCGGCGTGGCCGACGTGCAGGGCCTGCGCTTCCGCACCCCCGGCCTTGGCGGTCGCGTGTGGGAGAAGCTGGGCGCCACCGTGACCAACATGGCGGCGGGCGAGATCTTCCAGGCACTGCAGTCGGGTACGCTGGACGCGGCCGAATTCGTCGGTCCCTACAACGACCTCGCTCTGGGGTTCTATCAGGTGGCGAAGAACTACTACTTCCCCTCCTTCGTGGAGCCGGGCCTCGCCACCGAGCTGGTCGTGGACAAGAAGAAGTACCAAGAGCTTCCCGAGGACCTGCAGGCCCTGATCAAGGACATCTGCCAGGCCGAGTACGACCAGGTGGCATCCGACTTCTACGCCAACGACCCGCGCGCGCTGCAGACCCTGATCAACGATCACGGCGTCAATGTGATGCAGTTCCCCGACGAGATCCTGCAGGCCGGTGCCGAAGCCGCCAAGGAAATCATCACCGGGCTGCGCGACTCGGATGACCCGCTGGTCAAAAAGACCGCCGAGAGCTTCGTCTCGTCGCTGGAGATCGTGCGCACGCGGTCGCGCGACACCGACGGCGCCTTCGTTCAGGCGCGCGAGAAGTACTTCACGCTCTGA
- a CDS encoding TRAP transporter small permease subunit has translation MRFLAGLAALICGINLVIGRVFAWLALAIVLVCFTVVVQRYVFATSFVWMQDLYIWMNGAMFTAVAGFALMRDDHVRVDIFYRSASMRKKALADLLGTVVFLFPFCWVVYVYSIPFVTRAWGYHEASANVGGMPGLFVLKSFIILFAGLLALQGIAMLIRSVLVLSGRQELVPALMRYAPDTAPVGTHEEAV, from the coding sequence ATGCGATTTCTTGCAGGGCTTGCCGCGCTGATCTGCGGCATTAACCTCGTCATAGGCCGGGTCTTCGCGTGGCTTGCGCTGGCCATCGTGCTGGTATGCTTCACCGTGGTGGTGCAGCGCTACGTCTTTGCCACCAGCTTCGTCTGGATGCAGGACCTCTACATCTGGATGAACGGCGCCATGTTCACCGCCGTCGCGGGCTTCGCCCTGATGCGGGACGACCATGTTCGGGTCGACATCTTCTATCGCTCCGCTTCGATGCGGAAGAAGGCGCTGGCCGACCTGCTCGGCACGGTGGTCTTCCTCTTCCCGTTCTGCTGGGTGGTCTATGTCTACTCGATCCCCTTCGTCACCCGGGCCTGGGGCTACCACGAGGCCTCGGCCAACGTCGGCGGCATGCCCGGCCTCTTCGTGCTGAAGAGCTTCATCATCCTCTTTGCCGGACTGCTTGCCCTGCAGGGCATCGCGATGCTGATCCGCTCGGTGCTGGTCCTCTCGGGCCGGCAAGAACTCGTTCCCGCGCTCATGCGCTATGCCCCCGACACGGCCCCGGTCGGCACCCACGAGGAGGCCGTCTGA
- a CDS encoding TRAP transporter large permease, which yields MDPVLIGEILAALMFFGVIGFLLLGFPVAFTLAGVSLLFGAVGMSFGVFDPSNFGSLPNRYIGFMTNEVLVAVPLFIFMGVMLERSQIAEQLLMTMGKLFGNLRGGLGFSVILVGAMLAASTGVVGATVVTMGLISLPAMLRAGYDPKLATGVICASGTLGQIVPPSTVLIFMGDMLSGINSQVQMAKGNFAPVPVSVGDLFAGALLPGMLLVGLYLAWVLFKAVTDPASCPATPVPAAERGQLGREVLVALVPPMLLILAVLGSILGGIATPTEAASVGAVGAMILAAIRWRLSFGVLKSTIVSTATITSMVFVILLGASVFSVVFRMMGGDNLVHEFLQNLPGGKLAAVAIVMLIMFFLGFILDTFEIIFIVIPITAPVLLALDVDPVWLGVIVGVNLQTSFLTPPFGFALFYLRGVAPSDMPTSAIYKGVFPFVALQLVAIALLFAFPEIVTWLPRLIAG from the coding sequence ATGGATCCCGTTCTCATCGGCGAGATCCTCGCCGCGCTCATGTTCTTCGGCGTCATCGGCTTCCTGCTGCTCGGCTTCCCCGTCGCCTTCACGCTTGCCGGGGTGTCGTTGTTGTTCGGGGCCGTGGGCATGTCCTTCGGCGTGTTCGACCCGTCGAACTTCGGCTCGCTTCCCAACCGTTACATCGGCTTCATGACCAACGAGGTGCTGGTCGCGGTGCCGCTCTTCATCTTCATGGGCGTGATGCTGGAACGCAGCCAGATCGCCGAACAGCTGCTGATGACCATGGGCAAGCTCTTCGGCAACCTGCGCGGGGGGCTGGGGTTCTCGGTCATCCTCGTGGGCGCGATGCTCGCGGCCTCGACAGGCGTGGTCGGCGCGACGGTGGTGACGATGGGGCTGATCTCGCTGCCCGCGATGCTGCGGGCGGGCTACGATCCGAAGCTCGCCACCGGGGTGATCTGCGCCAGCGGCACGCTGGGCCAGATCGTGCCGCCGTCGACGGTGCTGATCTTCATGGGTGACATGCTTTCGGGCATCAACAGCCAGGTGCAGATGGCCAAGGGCAACTTCGCGCCGGTGCCGGTCTCGGTCGGCGACCTCTTCGCGGGGGCCCTGCTGCCGGGCATGCTGCTGGTCGGTCTCTACCTCGCGTGGGTTCTGTTCAAGGCGGTGACCGATCCCGCCTCCTGCCCGGCGACCCCCGTCCCGGCGGCAGAGCGCGGACAGCTCGGGCGCGAGGTGCTGGTCGCCCTCGTACCGCCGATGCTGCTGATCCTCGCCGTGCTCGGCTCTATCCTCGGCGGCATCGCAACGCCGACCGAGGCCGCCTCGGTCGGGGCTGTCGGCGCCATGATCCTTGCGGCCATCCGCTGGCGGCTCAGCTTCGGAGTGCTGAAATCGACGATCGTCTCGACCGCGACGATCACCAGCATGGTCTTCGTCATCCTGCTCGGCGCCTCGGTCTTCTCGGTGGTGTTCCGGATGATGGGCGGAGACAACCTCGTCCACGAGTTCCTGCAGAACCTGCCCGGCGGCAAGCTGGCGGCGGTGGCCATTGTCATGCTGATCATGTTCTTCCTCGGCTTCATCCTCGACACCTTCGAGATCATCTTCATCGTGATCCCAATCACCGCGCCGGTTCTGCTTGCGCTGGACGTCGACCCGGTCTGGCTGGGGGTGATCGTCGGGGTGAACCTGCAGACCTCGTTCCTGACCCCGCCCTTCGGCTTCGCCCTCTTCTACCTGCGGGGGGTGGCGCCGTCGGACATGCCGACCTCGGCCATCTACAAGGGGGTCTTTCCCTTCGTCGCGCTTCAGCTGGTGGCGATCGCGTTGCTCTTTGCCTTCCCGGAGATCGTGACATGGCTGCCGAGGTTGATCGCGGGGTGA
- a CDS encoding TolC family protein, producing MIHNRRSGQGNAGRRGLALALLSLSLAGCAALPAPDGMEAALIERAEGLAQLAPAEGRDAKSAARNGLLRNPAVREAASRVSASADEVRIQRAVLFPALGLTAGGGIGSAGKGKPVAELTGSQLLFDGGKSKRAVRIADFDMQISYVGFQKEVDEALIALLETYDDVQTQSDLLGVYRKQFDALRALEDLVAARAASGAVSSTDVLETRRRLQSAAFLVNDTELALAETRDRLTLLSGQSRGGSVDITAPSCKPAGATDDVLLARLELGRAQLAEEQAQNAMTPRVVLKPVVRGEIGSDTLPVGLNLDVQSDLLKGGALGARVRAAGNTLAAARARVEAADLEGSIEERALLRSLAAGKQKRALLHHQIALLSETRDLYRSQYLDLGTRQLSELLDNEEEYYTRKAELVQLRSELARSQLQCARRSGHLRSILGLEGTRLYGYPLGDNRF from the coding sequence ATGATCCACAATCGACGCTCTGGGCAGGGAAACGCAGGACGCAGGGGTCTGGCGCTGGCCTTGTTGAGCCTGTCGCTTGCGGGCTGTGCGGCGTTGCCCGCGCCTGATGGCATGGAGGCGGCGCTGATCGAGCGCGCCGAAGGTCTTGCGCAACTGGCTCCGGCGGAGGGCCGCGATGCCAAGAGCGCGGCGCGCAACGGGCTGTTGCGCAACCCCGCCGTGCGCGAGGCCGCCAGCCGCGTTTCGGCCAGCGCCGACGAGGTCCGGATACAGCGCGCGGTGCTCTTTCCGGCGCTTGGCCTGACGGCGGGCGGCGGGATCGGTTCCGCAGGCAAGGGCAAGCCGGTTGCGGAACTGACCGGATCGCAACTGTTGTTTGACGGCGGCAAGAGCAAACGGGCCGTCAGGATTGCCGATTTCGACATGCAGATCAGTTATGTCGGCTTCCAGAAAGAGGTCGACGAGGCGCTGATCGCGCTTCTTGAAACCTATGACGACGTGCAGACGCAATCCGATCTTCTTGGCGTCTACCGCAAGCAGTTCGACGCGCTGCGTGCCCTGGAAGACCTTGTCGCCGCCCGCGCGGCGAGCGGCGCGGTCTCTTCGACCGACGTTCTGGAAACCCGGCGGCGCCTTCAATCGGCGGCCTTTCTGGTCAACGACACCGAACTGGCGCTGGCCGAGACGCGTGACCGCCTGACCCTGCTGAGCGGTCAATCGCGCGGCGGTAGCGTTGACATCACGGCGCCCTCCTGCAAGCCGGCCGGGGCAACCGACGACGTCCTCCTGGCCCGGCTTGAACTGGGGCGCGCACAGCTGGCCGAGGAACAGGCGCAGAATGCCATGACCCCGCGCGTCGTTCTCAAACCTGTGGTGCGCGGAGAGATCGGCTCCGATACGCTGCCGGTCGGTCTGAACCTCGATGTGCAGTCGGATTTGCTGAAGGGCGGTGCGCTGGGGGCCCGGGTCCGGGCCGCGGGCAATACGCTTGCGGCAGCCCGAGCGCGGGTCGAGGCGGCAGACCTCGAAGGCAGCATCGAGGAGCGTGCGCTGCTGCGGTCGCTGGCCGCCGGAAAACAGAAGCGCGCCCTGCTGCACCACCAGATCGCGCTTTTGTCCGAAACCCGCGATCTGTACCGCAGCCAGTATCTGGATCTCGGCACGCGGCAGCTGTCCGAGCTTCTGGATAACGAAGAGGAATACTATACCCGCAAGGCGGAACTGGTGCAGTTGCGCTCCGAACTCGCCAGAAGCCAGCTGCAATGCGCGAGGCGCAGCGGGCATCTGCGCAGCATCCTCGGGCTGGAGGGCACGCGCCTCTACGGCTATCCGCTTGGGGATAATCGGTTCTGA
- the bamE gene encoding outer membrane protein assembly factor BamE domain-containing protein: MTRFGGAHRALLATALLLVLPLGTATAQTVNPAHQLDPKAGFSSESRRYPDMNATYAREGHEERIARIRSVQPGMSRLDLQRTLGRPAIGYGDGSLEYHLSLSLTGRDRLICQYRVFFDDDGAVERAAWRRPQCANLIWAR; the protein is encoded by the coding sequence ATGACACGATTCGGCGGCGCGCATCGCGCCCTTCTGGCCACGGCCCTCCTGCTTGTTCTGCCCCTGGGCACCGCAACCGCGCAGACGGTGAACCCGGCCCATCAGCTTGATCCGAAGGCGGGGTTCTCGTCCGAGTCCCGTCGCTACCCCGATATGAACGCGACCTATGCCCGGGAAGGCCACGAAGAGCGGATCGCCCGGATCCGCAGCGTGCAACCGGGGATGTCGCGGCTGGACCTGCAACGGACGCTTGGGCGTCCGGCGATCGGCTATGGCGACGGCTCGCTGGAGTACCACCTGTCGCTGTCCCTGACCGGGCGCGACAGGCTGATCTGCCAGTACCGCGTGTTCTTCGACGATGACGGAGCGGTAGAACGCGCTGCATGGCGTCGCCCGCAATGCGCAAATCTGATCTGGGCAAGGTAA
- a CDS encoding HlyD family efflux transporter periplasmic adaptor subunit, protein MTDLSFIEERPTARAERQLVWLVFVMLALFLGWAWYFPLVEVSRGQGTVVPSSREQVIQSLEGGIVTAISVREGDMVEKGQTIARLDATRSASNVEEAAAKYHAAIAAAARLRAELDGRETVNFPVELSGDDFDQLRRNELALFRSRRNSLQEALSGLTEGLELTRQELDIAETLQRNGAASRVEVIRLRREAAQTELEIARLQADARVQAGEELQRVNAEAEVQASVMRGRSDQLARLVFQAPMRGIVKDIAVTTIGGVVPPGGNLMTIVPMDDQLLIEARISPRDIAFIHPGQEAQVKLSAYDYAIFGGLSGEVVTISPNTVRDEVNPDQVYYRAYIRTQEDFLINEIGTRFPIVPGMIATVDIRTGEKTVWQYLVKPFNRAQEALRER, encoded by the coding sequence ATGACGGATCTGTCCTTCATCGAGGAACGCCCCACGGCCCGGGCCGAGCGCCAGCTGGTCTGGCTGGTCTTCGTGATGCTGGCACTGTTCCTGGGCTGGGCCTGGTATTTTCCGCTGGTCGAGGTCTCACGCGGTCAGGGCACGGTTGTGCCTTCGTCGCGCGAACAGGTGATCCAGTCGCTGGAAGGGGGCATTGTCACCGCGATCTCTGTCAGAGAGGGCGATATGGTCGAGAAGGGCCAGACCATCGCCCGGCTCGACGCCACGCGTTCGGCCTCTAACGTCGAGGAAGCGGCGGCCAAGTACCACGCCGCCATCGCGGCGGCTGCGCGGCTACGCGCAGAGCTTGACGGTCGCGAGACGGTGAACTTTCCGGTCGAACTCTCGGGGGATGACTTCGACCAGCTGCGCCGCAACGAACTGGCCCTGTTCCGTTCTCGTCGCAACAGTCTGCAAGAGGCGCTGTCGGGCCTGACCGAGGGTCTGGAACTGACCCGGCAAGAGCTTGATATCGCGGAAACTCTGCAAAGGAACGGCGCGGCCAGCCGGGTCGAGGTGATCCGCCTGCGCCGCGAGGCCGCCCAGACCGAGCTGGAGATCGCGCGCCTGCAGGCCGATGCGAGGGTCCAGGCTGGCGAGGAATTGCAGCGCGTCAACGCCGAGGCCGAGGTGCAGGCCTCTGTCATGCGCGGCCGGTCCGACCAGCTTGCGCGGCTGGTGTTTCAGGCGCCGATGCGCGGCATCGTCAAGGACATCGCGGTGACGACCATCGGCGGTGTCGTTCCGCCCGGCGGCAACCTGATGACCATCGTTCCGATGGATGACCAACTGCTGATCGAGGCCCGGATTTCCCCGCGCGACATCGCTTTCATCCACCCCGGACAAGAGGCGCAGGTCAAGCTGTCGGCCTATGACTACGCGATCTTCGGCGGGCTCTCGGGCGAGGTGGTGACGATCTCGCCCAACACCGTGCGGGACGAGGTCAATCCAGACCAGGTCTATTACCGCGCCTACATCCGCACCCAAGAGGATTTCCTGATCAACGAGATCGGCACGCGCTTTCCCATCGTGCCGGGCATGATCGCCACGGTCGACATACGCACTGGGGAAAAGACCGTCTGGCAATATCTCGTCAAACCGTTCAACCGGGCACAGGAGGCGCTTCGTGAACGATGA
- a CDS encoding type I secretion system permease/ATPase, protein MRIAAHYGIAVSPQRVRLDLAWSADADRLRVLARSAGLSIREPDIRPEAISTLRLPLLVEFDNGEIGVVERETADGFGIALAGEKGLETPVSRADLTGRLRRLFVLRPLSARPDRRIDDYIAPWRPDWLRSIALADLAPYRAVMVASLVTNVLALAGIIFSMQVYDRVIPSQSMNTLWVLFAGVMLASFFGLLMRLARGRITDEAGKAADLRISDRVFGHALRVRNSARPRSTGTFISQVRELEHVRDMMTSTTVSAVADVPFFLLFCALFYAIVGGLVWIPLAAVVLMVAPGLLAQKRLRRLAEANTRESALRSAMLVEAIQGIDDIKSLQAETRFQNLWNHYNETTAGSSMQLRDLVNRLSSWAQAVQGAVFAVVVFFGAPMVMAGDLSTGALVAASILSSRMLAPLTSVTQILNRWQQARVARQALDQLMALPVDTAPQEQRIHKPVIQGDFALKDAVFGHDPQTPILKVERMRIAPGERIAILGRNGAGKSTLLSGLAGLVEPMAGEIRIDDVVMGLIDPNDLRRDVALLGQGARLFHGTLRENLTLGAPDATDAAIMDMLRRMSLVDFVERLPDGLDHLVQEGGLGLSGGQKQGLLMARILLRDPNVLLLDEPTAAFDEVSEAAMIEMLGRLGPEKSVIVATHRPAILRIVDRLIVVSNGRIAMDGPKDKVLAQLRGGEAAA, encoded by the coding sequence TTGCGCATCGCCGCGCATTACGGCATTGCCGTCTCTCCCCAACGTGTTCGACTGGACCTTGCCTGGTCTGCGGATGCGGACCGGCTGCGGGTGCTGGCGCGCTCTGCGGGGCTTTCGATCCGCGAACCTGACATTCGGCCCGAGGCGATCTCGACCCTGCGCTTGCCCCTTCTGGTCGAGTTCGACAATGGCGAGATCGGCGTCGTCGAACGGGAAACCGCAGATGGCTTCGGGATTGCGCTCGCCGGCGAGAAGGGGCTGGAAACGCCGGTTTCCCGCGCGGACCTGACAGGGCGCCTGCGGCGCCTGTTCGTTCTGCGCCCACTGTCGGCCCGGCCTGACCGGCGCATCGACGACTATATCGCGCCCTGGCGTCCCGACTGGCTACGCAGCATCGCCCTGGCCGACCTTGCGCCCTACCGGGCGGTCATGGTCGCCTCGCTGGTCACCAACGTGCTGGCGCTGGCCGGGATCATCTTTTCGATGCAGGTCTACGACCGCGTCATTCCCAGCCAGTCGATGAATACGCTCTGGGTGCTGTTTGCCGGTGTCATGCTGGCCTCGTTCTTCGGTCTTTTGATGCGCCTTGCGCGCGGACGCATCACCGACGAGGCGGGCAAGGCCGCCGACCTGCGGATCTCGGACAGGGTGTTCGGCCATGCGCTGCGGGTGCGCAATTCCGCCCGCCCCCGGTCGACCGGGACTTTCATCTCGCAGGTCCGCGAACTGGAACACGTGCGGGATATGATGACCTCGACCACCGTATCGGCGGTGGCCGATGTGCCGTTTTTCCTGCTGTTCTGCGCGCTGTTCTATGCCATCGTCGGCGGGCTTGTCTGGATTCCGCTGGCCGCCGTGGTCCTGATGGTGGCGCCCGGGCTGCTGGCCCAGAAGCGCCTGCGTCGCCTGGCCGAGGCCAATACCCGCGAAAGCGCGCTGCGCAGCGCCATGCTGGTCGAGGCGATCCAGGGGATCGACGACATCAAGTCGCTGCAGGCCGAAACCCGGTTCCAGAACCTGTGGAACCACTACAACGAGACCACCGCCGGGTCGTCTATGCAACTGCGCGACCTTGTGAACCGCCTGTCGTCCTGGGCGCAGGCGGTGCAGGGCGCGGTCTTCGCAGTGGTGGTCTTCTTCGGGGCACCGATGGTCATGGCGGGCGATCTGAGCACCGGCGCGCTGGTTGCGGCCTCGATCCTGTCGTCGCGGATGCTGGCGCCGCTGACCTCTGTCACCCAGATCCTGAACCGCTGGCAACAGGCCCGGGTCGCCCGTCAGGCGCTGGATCAGCTGATGGCCCTGCCGGTCGATACCGCCCCGCAGGAACAGCGCATCCACAAGCCGGTGATCCAGGGCGATTTTGCCCTGAAGGACGCGGTCTTCGGCCATGACCCGCAGACCCCGATCCTGAAGGTCGAGCGGATGCGGATCGCGCCCGGCGAACGCATCGCGATTCTGGGGCGCAACGGTGCCGGCAAATCGACGCTGCTTTCGGGGCTCGCCGGGCTGGTCGAGCCAATGGCCGGTGAAATCCGTATCGACGACGTGGTGATGGGATTGATCGATCCCAACGACCTGCGCCGGGATGTAGCGCTGCTGGGGCAGGGTGCGCGGCTGTTCCACGGCACGCTGCGCGAGAACCTGACGCTGGGGGCGCCGGATGCCACCGACGCGGCCATCATGGACATGCTGCGTCGCATGAGCCTTGTCGATTTCGTCGAGCGGCTGCCCGACGGGCTGGATCATCTGGTGCAGGAGGGCGGCCTTGGCCTGTCCGGCGGTCAGAAACAGGGCCTGCTTATGGCGCGCATCCTGCTGCGCGATCCCAACGTCCTGCTGCTGGACGAACCGACCGCCGCCTTCGACGAGGTGTCCGAGGCCGCGATGATCGAGATGCTGGGGCGGCTGGGGCCCGAAAAATCGGTGATCGTCGCCACCCATCGCCCGGCCATCCTGCGGATCGTCGACCGCCTGATCGTGGTCAGCAACGGGCGCATCGCCATGGACGGCCCGAAGGACAAGGTGCTGGCGCAATTGCGCGGCGGCGAGGCCGCGGCATGA